Proteins from a genomic interval of Chelonoidis abingdonii isolate Lonesome George chromosome 7, CheloAbing_2.0, whole genome shotgun sequence:
- the CXXC5 gene encoding CXXC-type zinc finger protein 5 isoform X2: MSNSGTPQNADNKPNMLDRNNQEDSQPPVNSERRNKSGIISEPLNKSLKKSRPLSHYSTFSSSSLVSEHSEKGTSLANGNEATVEKSHSTSKHKNISSMLSKSDRASEISSEGQISLQQFAQSTDMLKRVVQEHIPLPNDHGTGISDMEAVSAAETMNSPSDFPYLGAFPINPGLFIMTPAGVFLAESALHMAGLAEFPMQNELASAINSGKKKRKRCGMCPPCRRRINCEQCSSCRNRKTGHQICKFRKCEELKKKPSAALEKVMLPTGAAFRWFQ; encoded by the exons ATGTCTAATTCGGGCACCCCTCAAAACGCTGATAATAAGCCCAACATGTTGGACAGAAATAACCAAGAGGACTCACAACCCCCTGTCAACTCCGAGAGGAGGAACAAAAGTGGGATCATAAGTGAACCTTTGAACAAAAGTCTTAAGAAATCGCGTCCGCTCTCCCACTACTCcaccttcagcagcagcagcttggtaagcGAACATTCAGAGAAAGGAACCTCCTTAGCTAATGGCAATGAAGCAACTGTGGAAAAAAGTCACTCTACCTCAAAGCACAAAAACATCTCTAGTATGCTGAGCAAATCAGACAGGGCGTCAGAAATCTCATCAGAAGGACAGATCAGCCTACAACAGTTTGCTCAGTCTACAGATATGCTCAAAAGAGTGGTACAGGAGCACATTCCTTTACCAAATGACCACGGGACTGGTATCTCTGATATGGAAGCGGTCTCAGCTGCAGAGACAATGAACAGCCCATCTGATTTTCCTTACCTGGGGGCTTTTCCCATAAACCCAGGCCTTTTCATTATGACCCCTGCTGGCGTGTTTCTGGCAGAGAGCGCGCTCCATATGGCTGGCTTGGCAGAGTTCCCAATGCAGAATGAATTGGCATCTGCCATCAATTCTGGGAAAAAGAAACGGAAAAGATGTGGCATGTGCCCTCCGTGCCGAAGACGGATAAACTGCGAGCAGTGCAGCAGTTGTAGGAATCGCAAAACTGGCCACCAGATTTGCAAATTCCGAAAATGTGAGGAACTCAAAAAGAAGCCGTCTGCAGCGCTGGAG aaGGTGATGCTTCCTACAGGAGCTGCATTCAGATGGTTTCAGTAG
- the CXXC5 gene encoding CXXC-type zinc finger protein 5 isoform X1: protein MSNSGTPQNADNKPNMLDRNNQEDSQPPVNSERRNKSGIISEPLNKSLKKSRPLSHYSTFSSSSLVSEHSEKGTSLANGNEATVEKSHSTSKHKNISSMLSKSDRASEISSEGQISLQQFAQSTDMLKRVVQEHIPLPNDHGTGISDMEAVSAAETMNSPSDFPYLGAFPINPGLFIMTPAGVFLAESALHMAGLAEFPMQNELASAINSGKKKRKRCGMCPPCRRRINCEQCSSCRNRKTGHQICKFRKCEELKKKPSAALEAATAKRRKSPPQDKSSCIVTEPQRH from the exons ATGTCTAATTCGGGCACCCCTCAAAACGCTGATAATAAGCCCAACATGTTGGACAGAAATAACCAAGAGGACTCACAACCCCCTGTCAACTCCGAGAGGAGGAACAAAAGTGGGATCATAAGTGAACCTTTGAACAAAAGTCTTAAGAAATCGCGTCCGCTCTCCCACTACTCcaccttcagcagcagcagcttggtaagcGAACATTCAGAGAAAGGAACCTCCTTAGCTAATGGCAATGAAGCAACTGTGGAAAAAAGTCACTCTACCTCAAAGCACAAAAACATCTCTAGTATGCTGAGCAAATCAGACAGGGCGTCAGAAATCTCATCAGAAGGACAGATCAGCCTACAACAGTTTGCTCAGTCTACAGATATGCTCAAAAGAGTGGTACAGGAGCACATTCCTTTACCAAATGACCACGGGACTGGTATCTCTGATATGGAAGCGGTCTCAGCTGCAGAGACAATGAACAGCCCATCTGATTTTCCTTACCTGGGGGCTTTTCCCATAAACCCAGGCCTTTTCATTATGACCCCTGCTGGCGTGTTTCTGGCAGAGAGCGCGCTCCATATGGCTGGCTTGGCAGAGTTCCCAATGCAGAATGAATTGGCATCTGCCATCAATTCTGGGAAAAAGAAACGGAAAAGATGTGGCATGTGCCCTCCGTGCCGAAGACGGATAAACTGCGAGCAGTGCAGCAGTTGTAGGAATCGCAAAACTGGCCACCAGATTTGCAAATTCCGAAAATGTGAGGAACTCAAAAAGAAGCCGTCTGCAGCGCTGGAG GCTGCAACTGCTAAAAGGCGTAAGTCTCCCCCGCAGGACAAGTCCAGCTGTATAGTAACAGAACCCCAAAGACACTGA